A genome region from Salvia splendens isolate huo1 chromosome 19, SspV2, whole genome shotgun sequence includes the following:
- the LOC121779565 gene encoding phospholipase A2-alpha-like, with translation MAISSPQLLLIFSIFSFYIVQLHALNIGLQVNVGLGLFNECSKTCESMFCEAPPFLRYGKYCGLLYTGCPGEQPCDRLDTCCMHHDQCISNMGNDYLSQKCNKEFLKCVDSFKKSRALTFKGNTCEIGDVIQAINNAMKAAIVAGRIFGKP, from the exons ATGGCCATTTCATCACCTCAATTACTACTAATTTTCTCCATCTTTTCTTTCTACATTGTTCAACTTCACGCTCTCAATATCGGCCTTCAAGTAAATGTAGGTCTTGGCTTG TTCAATGAGTGTAGTAAAACGTGTGAATCAATGTTCTGTGAAG CTCCTCCATTTTTACGATATGGGAAATATTGTGGGCTGTTATACACTGGATGCCCAGGAGAACAGCCGTGTGATCGCTTAGACACTTGTTGTATGCATCATGATCAGTGCATATCAAATATGGGAA ACGATTACTTGAGCCAGAAATGCAATAAAGAATTCTTAAAATGTGTGGATTCATTCAAGAAGTCAAGGGCACTCACATTCAAAGGCAACACCTGTGAAATTGGTGATGTTATCCAAGCAATTAACAATGCCATGAAAGCTGCTATCGTTGCAGGACGAATTTTTGGTAAACCTTAA